A section of the Peromyscus eremicus unplaced genomic scaffold, PerEre_H2_v1 PerEre#2#chrX_unloc_1, whole genome shotgun sequence genome encodes:
- the LOC131900950 gene encoding zinc finger protein 431-like: MAELRNHDMLSEGLLSPDGLEQMSAVTYDDVHVNFTWEEWTLLNSSQKNLYKDVMLETYRNLTIIGYSWEDHNIEEHFQSSRKHVRHERSQTGEKPVYTEYGKIFAYESHLQNHKRTQTGEKPYECNQCGKAFAKHGTLQIHKRTHTGLRPYECKQCGKTFAQNSHLQMHKRTHTGEKPYECNQCGKAFAKHGTLQIHKRTHTGLRPYECKQCGKTFAQNSHLQMHKRTHTGEKPYECNQCSKAFVCYSALHLHKRTHTGEKPYECIQCGKAFAQHNSLKIHKRTHTGEKPYECNQCGKAFAHHTTFQIHKRTHTGEKPYECNQCGKAFACYKSLQMHKRTHSGEKPYLCDQCGKAFTQLSTLQMHKKIHTGEKPYECNQCGKAFVCHGNLQKHQRTHTGEKPYECNQCGKAFAQHRTLKMHRRTHTAEKPYKFSQCG; this comes from the exons AGTGCAGTGAcatatgatgatgtgcatgtcaacttcacttgggaagagtggactttgctgaattcttcccagaagaatctctacaaagatgtgatgctggagacctacagaaacctcactattatag gatacagttgggaagaccataatattgaagaacattttcaaagcTCTAGAAAACatgtaag GCAcgaaagaagtcaaactggagagaaacctGTATATACTGAATATGGTAAAATCTTTGCATATGAGAGtcatcttcaaaa tcataaaagaacacaaactggagagaaaccctatgaatgtaatcagtgtggtaaggcctttgcaAAACACGGTACTCTTCAAatccataaaagaacacatactggattgagaccctatgaatgtaaacaatgtggtaaaacctttgcacagaacagtcatcttcaaatgcataaaagaacacatactggagagaaaccctatgaatgtaatcagtgtggtaaggcctttgcaAAACACGGTACTCTTCAAatccataaaagaacacatactggattgagaccttatgaatgtaaacaatgtggtaaaacctttgcacagaacagtcatcttcaaatgcataaaagaacacatactggagagaaaccctatgaatgtaatcagtgcagtaaagcctttgtatgttATAGTGCTCTTCatttacataaaagaacacatactggagagaaaccttatgaatgcattcagtgtggtaaggcctttgcacaacacaatTCTCTTAAAatccataaaagaacacatactggagagaaaccctatgaatgtaatcaatgtggtaaagcctttgctcatcacACTACTTTTCAAatccataaaagaacacacactggagagaaaccctatgaatgtaatcaatgtggtaaagcttttgcatgTTACaaaagtcttcaaatgcataaaagaacacattctggagagaaaccctatttatgtgatcagtgtggtaaagcctttacacaactcagtactcttcaaatgcataaaaaaatacacactggagaaaaaccctatgaatgtaatcagtgtggtaaagcctttgtatgtcaTGGTAATCTTCAAAAGCatcaaagaacacatactggagagaaaccttatgaatgtaatcaatgtggtaaggcctttgcacaGCATCGTACTCTTAAAatgcatagaagaacac atactgcagagaaaccctataaatttAGTCAGTGTGGTTAA